The Gemmatimonadota bacterium genomic interval GGATTACCCCCTGAAGGCCTCTCACCTGAAGAAGACAAAAAATGGAAATACCAGCGCTACATCAAAGACTACCTGCGCTGTGTGGCCTCCATCGACGACAATGTCGGACGCATGCTCGACTATCTCGACACAGAAGGCCTCACCGACAACACCATAGTCATTTACACATCTGACCAGGGCTTTTTCCTGGGCGATCACGGCTGGTATGACAAGCGTTTTATGTACGAAGAATCCCTGCGCATGCCCTTCATCATTCGCTATCCCAAAGAAATCAAACCCGGCAGTATCAACACCGACATGATCCTCAACACCGACTTTGCCCCCACCTTTCTCGACTACGCGGGCATTGACATCCCCGAAACCTTCCAGGGATCGAGCATGCGCCCCTTGCTCAACGGCGAAACACCTGAAGACTGGCAAACATCGATGTATTACCGCTACTGGATGCACCTGACGCACCACCATGTTTACGCCCATTACGGCGTGCGAACCCACCAGTACAAACTCATCTATTACTACGCCGACGGCCTCAATCAAAAAGGATCAATCGAAGACACCAAAGAACCCGAATGGGAACTCTTCGACCTCGAAAAAGACCCTTATGAACTCAACAGCGTGTACGACAATCCCGAATACGCCGATATCGTGCGCGAACTCAAAGACGAACTCTACCGCCTTCAGGAAAAGGTAGAAGACGAGCGGTATGTAAAAGACGTGGATTAAATAAAACCACTGGATCGCGGCTCAACACCATGCCGCGATGACGAGTACTATCACTTCACACTTCTTGTATCTTACTTTTTATCTGCGTTCATCTGCGAAAAACGCTCAAATTATTCGCGTTTTTTTCTGCGGATCACACTTCTACTTCGGCACCTTGAGCACGGCGTAAAAATTGGCATAGTGCCGGCGGGTCTCTCTGCGAATGATTATACCGACTTCGTCACCGGGTTTCAACTCCGCCAATACATCTTCGTAATCTTCCATCGAACGCATGGGCCTGCGATTCATCTCGCGAATCACATCTCCCCGTCGCAAACCCGCCGCTTCAGCCGCACTTTCTCCTCTCACATCGGTGATGAGCATGCCCCATTGTGCACCAT includes:
- a CDS encoding sulfatase; this encodes MPTDRPNILFIMSDDHASHAMSCYNSRINQTPNLDRIANGGMRFDNCFCTNSICAPSRAVILTGTYNHINGVTTLATHLDGRQLTFPKLFQQAGYQTAMIGKWHLGHGGIHDPTGFDYWNVLPGQGLYHNPEMIEMGEEKVYQGYVTDIITDLCLDWLKARDTNRPFMLMYHHKAPHRAWEPDEKHAHMYENEDIPEPETFWDDYSNRASAAEAAQMRVDRDMNKNDLKGLPPEGLSPEEDKKWKYQRYIKDYLRCVASIDDNVGRMLDYLDTEGLTDNTIVIYTSDQGFFLGDHGWYDKRFMYEESLRMPFIIRYPKEIKPGSINTDMILNTDFAPTFLDYAGIDIPETFQGSSMRPLLNGETPEDWQTSMYYRYWMHLTHHHVYAHYGVRTHQYKLIYYYADGLNQKGSIEDTKEPEWELFDLEKDPYELNSVYDNPEYADIVRELKDELYRLQEKVEDERYVKDVD